In one window of Clupea harengus chromosome 4, Ch_v2.0.2, whole genome shotgun sequence DNA:
- the camkvl gene encoding caM kinase-like vesicle-associated, like produces MPFGCLALRDGRSYHSPTDITDKYDIGQVLKAKEFCELCLAKDRQTAKVYVCKKFSKKDGKKVRKAAKNEIMILKMVNHPNILQLIDAFETKREYYIIQELATGEDVFDWILDQGNYTERDASNVIRQVLEAVAYLHSLNIVHRNLKLENLMYYTENNHSKVVLRDFYLSKFENGSITEPCGTPEYLAPEVVARHRYGRPVDCWAVGVIMYILLSGNPPFFDETEEENTDLHNRIIFCRIVAGEFEFDSPYWDDISPAAKELVCRLMDIDQMLRITAQDALWHEWIAGNGASEKNLKAGVCAQFEKNFAKAKWRKAIRVTTFMQRLRNSELMAADATTDDQTDGVLDSSPEGESPQTDLESVPTVSVTVENRPADDPEEEDKTGNEGEENPDGQTRRIGLIPVTPSVGISPSATAEPVNPETPSKTTPSEELDKESGKGVGEGTCKTAASLGQDGVPAEVNKTPATPEPTKIPESTGAKVSLQQEVPLSSNKEKKPASSPETPNRRKMAANLTMDHGPEPGVKTTATATANNKEQAPRKEEKADKAKKQEMSPGSWCQTQVPEAVAEKSVVAGPLAEVGPKTRDQGVGRSDDALVQGTQVQSSYKGMGTSSLGRHKPVYSQELGIGASGYASPYCSPYSVGRGGVYHTLDHRGGAGADWQMDSVIEQIEKQMAAVLEKIEGDMPSLLEQISDCPETLSRAKSAQSSPSVHARSYHHSTPPPLPTTPRPPLPNLPHLTIPPPSYPPPAPPAHGQAHTQPVTEQDDKDGQRGTMRSGQSPHGGSSGRGL; encoded by the exons ATGCCATTTGGGTGCCTTGCCCTGCGGGACGGGCGGTCCTACCACAGCCCCACGGACATCACTGATAAATACGACATTGGGCAGGTCCTCAAAGC GAAAGAGTTCTGTGAATTGTGCCTGGCGAAGGACCGACAGACAGCCAAGGTCTACGTGTGCAAGAAGTTCTCCAAGAAGGATGGCAAGAAAGTGCGAAAGGCCGCCAAGAACGAGATCATGATCCTGAAGAT ggTCAATCATCCAAACATCCTCCAGCTGATCGATGCGTTTGAGACCAAGAGAGAGTACTACATCATCCAGGAGCT AGCCACAGGTGAGGATGTATTCGACTGGATCCTGGACCAAGGAAATTACACAGAACGTGATGCTTCCAATGTCATCCGCCAGGTCCTAGAGGCCGTGGCCTACCTTCACTCCCTCAACATTGTCCACAGGAACCTTAAA CTGGAGAACCTGATGTACTACACAGAGAACAACCACAGCAAAGTAGTCCTGCGGGATTTCTATTTGTCCAAGTTTGAGAATGGCTCCATCACTGAGCCCTGTGGAACTCCAGAGTACCTTG CCCCTGAGGTAGTGGCACGTCATAGGTATGGGAGGCCAGTGGACTGCTGGGCCGTGGGAGTTATCATGTACATACT GTTATCTGGAAACCCCCCTTTCTTTGATGAGACtgaggaggagaacacagacCTGCATAACCGCATCATCTTCTGCCGGATCGTGGCAGGAGAGTTTGAGTTTGATTCGCCATACTGGGATGACATCTCTCCTGCAG CTAAGGAGTTGGTGTGCAGACTAATGGATATTGACCAGATGTTGAGGATAACCGCTCAAGATGCCTTATGGCATGAGTG GATTGCTGGCAACGGAGCTTCAGAGAAAAATCTTAAAGCTGGAGTATGTGCCCAGTTTGAGAAGAACTTTGCCAAAGCCAAGTGGCGG AAAGCGATCCGTGTGACCACGTTTATGCAGCGGCTGCGTAACTCTGAATTGATGGCCGCTGACGCAACGACAGATGACCAGACCGACGGGGTGTTGGACAGCAGCCCGGAGGGCGAGAGCCCCCAGACAGATCTGGAGAGCGTCCCTACTGTGAGCGTTACGGTGGAGAACAGGCCTGCGGATGatccagaggaggaggacaaaacTGGAAACGAAGGGGAGGAAAACCCAGACGGGCAGACTCGGAGAATAGGGTTGATACCAGTTACACCTTCAGTTGGTATTTCACCCTCAGCCACAGCAGAGCCAGTCAACCCGGAAACCCCTTCCAAAACAACACCAAGTGAGGAGCTAGACAAAGAGTCCGGGAAAGGAGTAGGTGAGGGCACTTGTAAGACAGCTGCAAGTTTAGGACAAGACGGAGTACCTGCAGAGGTGAACAAGACACCTGCCACACCTGAACCCACCAAGATCCCAGAATCCACTGGGGCAAAGGTTTCACTCCAGCAAGAGGTTCCATTGTCGAGTAACAAAGAGAAGAAACCGGCATCCTCTCCTGAGACCCCGAACCGTCGCAAAATGGCAGCCAATCTCACCATGGACCATGGTCCCGAGCCAGGCGTCaagacaacagcaacagcaacagccaaCAACAAAGAACAGGCACCACGAAAGGAAGAAAAGGCAGATAAAGCGAAAAAGCAAGAGATGTCCCCAGGTAGCTGGTGCCAAACTCAGGTTCCAGAGGCGGTGGCAGAGAAATCAGTAGTGGCAGGGCCACTGGCAGAAGTGGGACCCAAGACTAGAGATCAGGGGGTAGGTAGATCTGATGATGCCTTGGTGCAGGGAACACAGGTTCAGAGCTCCTACAAAGGTATGGGTACATCCAGTTTGGGACGGCACAAGCCAGTGTATAGTCAGGAGCTTGGGATTGGAGCTTCAGGTTATGCGAGTCCATATTGCTCCCCTTACTCTGTGGGTAGAGGGGGTGTGTACCACACTTTGGATCACCGTGGCGGTGCGGGGGCTGACTGGCAGATGGACAGTGTGATTGAGCAGATCGAAAAGCAAATGGCTGCTGTTTTGGAGAAGATTGAGGGAGACATGCCCTCCCTCCTGGAGCAGATCAGCGACTGCCCTGAGACCCTCTCCAGGGCAAAGAGTGCCCAGTCTTCCCCCTCTGTGCACGCCCGTTCGTACCACCACTCGACCCCGCCgcccctccccaccaccccacgCCCGCCTCTGCCCAACCTGCCGCACCTGACCATTCCCCCGCCCTCATACCCACCTCCTGCCCCACCCGCTCAtggccaggcacacacacagccagtcacaGAGCAGGATGacaaagatggacagagagggaccatGAGGTCTGGCCAGTCACCACATGGAGGGTCATCCGGGAGGGGCTTATGA